The following are encoded in a window of uncultured Sphaerochaeta sp. genomic DNA:
- a CDS encoding ketopantoate reductase family protein, whose amino-acid sequence MRIAIYGAGSLGTVLGAYLHERGIAVDLISRNKEHVKILQENGAQIVGKRTATIPVTALLPEDMKGTYDLIFLLTKQLENRQVASFLKPYLKEDGMLCTMQNGIPEPTLMEILGNNRVCGCTIGWGATLTGSGVIELTSDEHTFSFNLGLPVPGREAMLAEISAILSLMGEVTIEHNFIGARWSKLLVNASFSGTATALGCTFGEVAANRQARRIAQRIIKECIDVAEASSVTLEPVQGKDIAKLFDYTNPFKKWVSFHLIPFAIRKHRQLKPSMLQDIEKGKPCEVEAINGVLSEQGKKLGIPTPINDQIVSIIHRIEAKELQPSIENLKEFKL is encoded by the coding sequence ATGCGCATTGCCATCTATGGTGCTGGATCATTGGGAACCGTTTTGGGAGCGTATCTTCATGAACGAGGTATCGCTGTTGATCTCATCAGCAGAAACAAGGAACATGTTAAGATACTTCAAGAGAATGGTGCCCAGATAGTAGGCAAGCGAACAGCCACAATCCCTGTCACCGCACTGCTTCCTGAAGACATGAAGGGAACATATGACCTCATCTTCCTGCTTACCAAGCAACTCGAGAACAGGCAAGTTGCTTCCTTCCTGAAACCCTATCTTAAAGAGGACGGGATGCTCTGTACCATGCAGAACGGAATCCCTGAACCCACCTTAATGGAAATCCTGGGAAACAATCGTGTTTGTGGGTGCACCATCGGATGGGGTGCCACATTGACCGGAAGCGGGGTGATAGAACTGACCAGTGATGAACATACGTTCTCATTCAATCTTGGGCTACCTGTTCCAGGACGGGAAGCAATGCTTGCAGAAATCTCTGCAATACTCTCCCTGATGGGAGAGGTAACCATTGAGCATAATTTCATCGGAGCCCGTTGGTCGAAGCTCCTGGTCAATGCATCGTTCAGTGGAACCGCTACAGCCCTGGGCTGTACCTTTGGGGAAGTTGCAGCAAACAGACAAGCAAGACGAATAGCACAGAGAATCATCAAAGAGTGTATCGATGTAGCAGAAGCCTCTTCAGTTACCTTGGAACCTGTACAAGGGAAAGACATTGCAAAGCTTTTCGATTATACAAATCCTTTTAAGAAATGGGTCAGCTTCCATTTGATCCCCTTTGCGATCCGCAAGCATCGCCAGCTGAAACCAAGCATGCTCCAGGACATTGAGAAAGGTAAGCCCTGTGAGGTCGAGGCCATAAACGGAGTACTCAGCGAACAAGGAAAGAAATTGGGGATTCCTACTCCCATCAATGACCAGATAGTTTCCATTATTCACCGCATCGAAGCCAAGGAGCTTCAACCATCAATCGAAAACCTGAAGGAGTTCAAGCTTTAG
- a CDS encoding RNA-binding protein: MAKKIYVGNMSYQTSEESLYSLFAQFGDVLSANIIVDRDTNRPKGFAFVEMDQDDAAVAAISQLDGQEFDGRNLKVNEAIARPRTERRDSYRY; this comes from the coding sequence ATGGCTAAAAAAATTTATGTCGGAAACATGAGCTACCAAACTTCAGAAGAATCATTATACTCCCTGTTCGCACAGTTCGGTGATGTACTGAGTGCAAACATCATCGTTGATCGCGATACCAATCGTCCCAAAGGCTTTGCTTTTGTTGAGATGGACCAGGATGATGCAGCCGTTGCTGCAATTTCCCAGCTCGATGGTCAGGAGTTTGATGGCCGTAACCTGAAAGTAAACGAAGCAATTGCGCGTCCCAGAACTGAACGCCGCGATTCCTACCGCTACTAG
- the xdhC gene encoding xanthine dehydrogenase subunit XdhC — MANKDITCTVNGKQKTFTVDVRSSLSDMLRGNAGLDSIKHGCDVGECGACTVLINGKPFNSCIYMAIWAEGKDILTLEGLSDTKGTISDIQQAFIDEGAVQCGFCTPGFIMSSIPIINKDTPSTREEIRKQVAGNLCRCTGYEHIVDAIEKTQKKRIAEKKKN; from the coding sequence ATGGCTAATAAAGATATCACCTGCACGGTCAATGGGAAGCAGAAAACCTTTACGGTGGACGTTCGCTCGTCTCTTTCCGATATGCTCCGTGGAAACGCTGGCTTGGACAGCATCAAACATGGCTGTGATGTAGGAGAATGTGGGGCTTGTACCGTTCTGATCAATGGAAAGCCTTTCAACTCCTGTATCTATATGGCAATCTGGGCAGAGGGAAAGGATATCCTGACCCTCGAGGGATTGAGTGACACCAAGGGAACGATCAGCGACATTCAGCAAGCCTTCATTGATGAGGGCGCTGTACAGTGCGGCTTCTGTACCCCGGGATTCATCATGTCTTCCATTCCTATCATCAACAAGGATACTCCCTCCACCAGGGAGGAGATCAGAAAGCAGGTAGCCGGCAACCTCTGTAGGTGTACCGGTTATGAACATATTGTAGATGCAATTGAGAAAACCCAGAAGAAACGCATTGCAGAGAAGAAAAAGAACTAG
- the xdhB gene encoding xanthine dehydrogenase subunit XdhB, which yields MYNFNKLYEPTSVEEALRLKKEHPEALILAGGSDILIKIREGKLAGCDLINIYMLEDLRGICLEDDGSILIRPLTSFTDVSMHPVIREHVPVLGEAVDQIGGPQIRNIGTIGGNICNGVTSADSATTLKAYDAVLELTSLDGIRILPYAEFNLGPGKVDLRPGEIMTGIRIPKESYENTYGHYIKYAMRRAMDIATLGCSVNVTLNKNKDAIERLRIAFGVAAPIPIRSTKAEESAKGHALDAALLEAVAEGALADVTPRTSWRASKEFRLQLVKELARRATKAAVEKAGGTING from the coding sequence ATGTATAACTTTAATAAACTCTATGAACCAACCTCTGTAGAGGAGGCCTTACGGCTTAAGAAGGAGCATCCTGAAGCTCTCATCCTTGCCGGAGGCAGTGATATCCTGATCAAGATCCGCGAAGGGAAGCTTGCAGGTTGTGATCTCATCAACATCTATATGCTCGAAGACCTGAGAGGAATCTGCTTGGAGGACGATGGTTCAATCCTTATCCGTCCACTGACCAGTTTCACAGATGTCTCCATGCATCCAGTAATCAGGGAACATGTTCCCGTCCTGGGCGAGGCTGTTGACCAGATTGGCGGACCTCAGATCAGGAATATCGGCACCATCGGTGGAAACATCTGCAACGGTGTCACCAGCGCCGACTCGGCAACCACCCTCAAGGCGTATGATGCAGTGCTGGAGCTGACCAGTCTGGATGGGATACGAATCCTTCCCTATGCAGAGTTCAATCTTGGACCAGGCAAGGTAGACCTTCGCCCAGGCGAGATCATGACTGGTATCCGTATCCCCAAAGAGAGCTACGAGAATACCTATGGACACTACATCAAGTATGCGATGCGGCGTGCCATGGATATCGCGACTCTCGGGTGCTCAGTCAATGTAACATTGAACAAGAACAAGGACGCAATCGAAAGGCTCCGCATTGCCTTTGGCGTTGCAGCCCCCATTCCCATCCGCTCCACAAAAGCAGAGGAGAGTGCCAAGGGACATGCCCTTGATGCAGCACTTCTGGAAGCGGTAGCTGAGGGGGCACTTGCTGATGTCACTCCAAGAACCAGTTGGAGAGCCAGCAAGGAGTTCAGACTGCAGTTGGTAAAGGAGCTCGCAAGACGGGCAACCAAGGCAGCTGTAGAGAAAGCAGGAGGAACAATCAATGGCTAA
- the xdhA gene encoding xanthine dehydrogenase subunit XdhA yields the protein MNIIGKSPNRVDAYDKVTGKAKYTPDLVSPHALHAKVLHSTIANGWVKEFDLSEAWKVEGVVDIVTCFDVPDIQFPTAGHPWSTEPKHQDIADRKLLNARVRCYADDIAAVIAETEIAAEEAVRKIKVTYEEYAPILSIEDAMKEGATVIHEEKPNNVVVHSSYEIGSFEESIKEKGLIKVVGDYETPIVTHCHIEPANSFAYEEDGKIVVVSSTQIPHIVRRVCSQALGVGFGKIRIVKPYIGGGFGNKQDALTEPLNAFLTTRVGGRPVRLSYTREETFACTRTRHAMKFHIESYIRPDGSFAARSIEAYSNQGAYASHAHALVANAVNGFRMMYPVGAIKGEAYTVYTNLPTAGAMRAYGIPQIGFALESHVDDIVAKTGFDSIKIRKQNMMKLGFVDPVTTITCHSTGLEECIDKGEKYLSYSKKRKEYEKQDGPIRKGVGMAIFCYKTGVYPISLETSAVRMLLNQDGSLQVQMGATEIGQGADTVFAMMAAETIGLTMDKIHMISKQDTDVTPYDTGAYASRQSYVSGLAVKKTAEAFKKKLLDFAGFMLKCDPWDLDIKENYIVHTNKDEHLLSVADVAIESCYSLTNSQHISAEETHHCTDNTYSFGVCFVEVEVDIPMCQVKVLDIINVHDSGTIINHQTARGQVHGGMSMGLGYGLYERHMFDPKTGRMYNDNLLDYKLMTALDTPDLHADFVETYDPTGPYGNKSLGEPPTIPVAPAIRNAVLNATGVAVNAIPLHPQRLFGAFTDAGLIK from the coding sequence ATGAATATCATAGGAAAATCCCCAAACCGAGTCGATGCATACGACAAAGTGACGGGAAAAGCAAAATATACCCCCGATCTGGTCTCTCCCCATGCACTTCATGCAAAAGTACTGCATAGTACCATTGCAAATGGCTGGGTGAAGGAGTTTGACCTATCTGAGGCATGGAAAGTTGAAGGGGTTGTGGACATTGTCACCTGTTTCGATGTCCCCGACATTCAATTCCCTACTGCAGGGCACCCATGGTCGACTGAACCCAAACACCAGGATATAGCTGACCGTAAGTTGCTCAATGCAAGGGTACGCTGCTATGCCGATGACATTGCAGCAGTTATTGCCGAAACTGAGATTGCTGCAGAAGAAGCAGTGAGGAAGATCAAGGTAACCTACGAAGAGTATGCTCCCATCCTCTCCATCGAAGATGCAATGAAGGAAGGGGCAACGGTAATCCACGAAGAGAAACCAAACAATGTAGTGGTCCACTCTTCCTATGAGATCGGATCCTTTGAAGAGTCCATTAAGGAAAAGGGCCTTATCAAAGTTGTAGGCGACTACGAGACCCCAATCGTAACCCACTGTCATATTGAACCTGCAAACTCGTTTGCATATGAGGAAGATGGCAAGATTGTTGTGGTGAGCTCCACCCAGATTCCCCATATCGTGCGCCGTGTCTGTTCCCAGGCCTTGGGAGTAGGCTTTGGCAAGATCAGGATTGTGAAGCCCTATATTGGTGGTGGATTCGGCAACAAGCAGGATGCTCTGACCGAACCTTTGAATGCATTCCTGACCACTCGTGTTGGTGGCAGACCGGTCCGATTGTCCTATACCAGGGAAGAGACCTTTGCCTGTACAAGAACAAGACACGCAATGAAGTTCCACATTGAGAGCTATATTCGCCCTGATGGGTCATTTGCTGCCAGAAGCATTGAAGCATACTCCAACCAGGGAGCGTATGCGAGCCACGCACACGCACTGGTTGCCAATGCAGTAAACGGATTCAGGATGATGTATCCGGTGGGGGCAATCAAGGGGGAAGCCTATACGGTCTACACCAACCTGCCAACCGCTGGAGCAATGCGCGCCTACGGGATTCCCCAGATTGGGTTTGCCTTGGAATCCCACGTGGATGATATCGTGGCCAAGACTGGTTTTGACTCGATCAAGATCCGTAAGCAGAATATGATGAAGCTCGGCTTCGTCGACCCGGTTACCACCATCACCTGTCACTCCACCGGCCTTGAGGAGTGTATCGACAAGGGAGAGAAATACCTCTCCTACTCAAAGAAGCGCAAGGAGTACGAGAAGCAAGATGGTCCGATCAGGAAAGGGGTCGGCATGGCCATCTTCTGCTACAAGACCGGCGTCTATCCGATCAGTTTGGAAACCTCCGCGGTACGCATGCTGCTCAACCAGGATGGTTCTCTGCAGGTACAGATGGGAGCAACCGAGATCGGCCAGGGTGCTGATACTGTCTTTGCCATGATGGCCGCTGAAACCATCGGCCTAACCATGGACAAGATTCACATGATCAGCAAGCAGGACACTGATGTCACTCCCTACGATACCGGTGCCTATGCCTCCCGACAGTCCTATGTATCTGGGTTGGCGGTTAAGAAAACTGCCGAAGCCTTCAAGAAAAAGCTGCTTGATTTTGCCGGTTTTATGCTGAAGTGTGATCCATGGGATCTGGATATCAAGGAAAACTACATTGTGCACACCAACAAGGATGAGCATTTGCTCTCGGTTGCAGATGTAGCCATTGAATCCTGCTACAGCCTGACCAACTCACAGCATATTTCTGCAGAGGAGACACACCACTGCACAGACAACACCTACTCCTTTGGAGTTTGTTTTGTAGAGGTAGAGGTGGATATCCCGATGTGTCAGGTAAAGGTTCTGGATATCATCAATGTCCACGACTCGGGAACTATTATCAACCATCAGACAGCAAGGGGTCAGGTGCATGGCGGAATGAGCATGGGACTTGGCTATGGATTGTATGAACGACATATGTTCGACCCAAAGACAGGCCGGATGTACAACGACAATCTGCTTGACTACAAGCTGATGACCGCTCTGGATACACCAGATCTCCATGCTGACTTTGTAGAGACCTATGACCCCACCGGTCCATACGGAAACAAGAGCCTCGGCGAACCTCCAACGATTCCCGTTGCCCCAGCCATCCGTAATGCAGTACTCAATGCAACCGGAGTTGCTGTAAATGCAATTCCGCTTCACCCCCAACGTCTGTTTGGTGCATTCACCGATGCGGGACTGATCAAATAA
- a CDS encoding transposase, protein MHHITPTPLVLQSLLFSHDDLGSCLFRVPSERELEFLQYYHGVQSLLTPDELHSLQRSHRRGRLGYDLLPILGIMLLKLHHQVRTVKGTLSLLRENGNLKDMLGINRVPSEASVSRLSREVERIVDPSLLHERVIQAYTSSMDRLAIGHLSIDSTTIGAREKPIKTRAPEAKANEKRGRKAKGSLEEQQYRERQARLEQERIAYLQESFGESMERLEMRCSITAKQNSKGKKQWFIGYKAHLATDDYGVPVSFAVTGASVHDSKVAVPLMKKARKTTDFLYVLLDKGYISPVINDYVDMIGRKAIIDRRAYKGVVADPLDPASQRRYAARTTVERTNGELKDGFLPDIIYKRGAHARYEIALAILLTTMKKVRNVLILYEQHKAQRVS, encoded by the coding sequence ATGCACCATATTACACCAACCCCACTAGTTCTGCAATCCCTGCTCTTCTCCCATGACGACCTGGGCTCCTGCCTGTTCCGGGTACCCTCAGAGAGGGAGCTTGAGTTCCTGCAATATTATCATGGGGTGCAGTCCCTGCTCACCCCCGATGAATTGCACAGTTTGCAGAGAAGCCACCGCAGGGGAAGGCTCGGCTACGACCTGCTGCCGATACTGGGCATCATGCTGCTCAAGCTTCACCACCAGGTACGGACGGTGAAGGGAACACTGTCGCTCCTGCGTGAGAACGGGAACCTGAAGGACATGCTTGGAATCAACAGGGTACCCAGTGAGGCGAGTGTGAGCAGGCTTTCCAGGGAAGTGGAGAGGATCGTCGACCCCTCACTCCTCCATGAACGGGTGATACAGGCGTATACATCATCAATGGACAGGCTGGCAATCGGACACCTGAGCATAGACAGCACCACCATCGGGGCACGGGAGAAGCCCATCAAGACCAGGGCACCGGAAGCCAAGGCCAACGAGAAGAGAGGACGCAAGGCGAAGGGATCGCTGGAGGAACAACAGTATCGTGAGCGTCAGGCCAGGCTGGAGCAAGAACGGATTGCCTATCTGCAGGAATCCTTCGGGGAGTCGATGGAAAGACTGGAAATGCGCTGTTCCATTACCGCGAAACAGAATTCCAAGGGGAAGAAACAATGGTTCATCGGCTACAAGGCCCATCTTGCCACTGATGATTACGGGGTGCCCGTGAGCTTCGCGGTGACCGGGGCCTCGGTCCATGACAGCAAGGTCGCAGTCCCCCTCATGAAAAAGGCAAGGAAGACCACCGATTTCTTGTATGTACTGCTCGACAAGGGGTACATCAGCCCTGTGATCAACGACTATGTCGACATGATAGGAAGGAAGGCGATCATCGACCGCAGGGCCTACAAGGGGGTGGTCGCCGACCCCCTGGACCCCGCTTCCCAGAGGCGGTATGCCGCCAGGACCACCGTGGAGAGGACCAACGGCGAGCTCAAGGACGGGTTCCTTCCCGACATCATCTACAAGCGGGGAGCCCACGCCCGGTATGAGATCGCTCTGGCCATTCTCCTCACCACCATGAAGAAGGTGCGGAATGTGCTGATCCTGTATGAGCAACACAAGGCACAGAGGGTATCCTAG
- a CDS encoding chitobiase/beta-hexosaminidase C-terminal domain-containing protein, with the protein MKEKSTHYIACIGLILLLLASLAGCKKDPGNNPGEEEQEDVTVFSLARAPDGESSFRAGEYEASEEKSIPSRWLAASQTDSGFTSITPDSLKVAYRYIALIPDTTVQKIGEKGIYGRGRYDAMNAWSTDYISEYESGAMNKLPGFNTSHYPEVMPTEDDMLEFSVYVDDDTPVTKQEVKEGSFVIFDGSNDTPSDVTDDSLAVFDLKDTSFKVDVDDLPPVGVVFTGIAYELIYYEAELSGFGAVRLYYNDYGLCKAGDLMVNKAGDSPDKGWQWAYLKHGDGPDSWNGSAVPGVSDGGYDDYDTDTVEEPNPQVEYKGYYPLTGSGTAEKTVNSGLIPTFVNLESTGDTWSDVTNPDPRDPFLLNADKRPDPADACIYWSVSQGIFNTPQGDSQPVPYDHPHIEEVSNPGGFGTYNEANPILSTPIKSGGTIASNRDASIIYYEVDDHLGVSDMSSVLYSDTRLDPATVIDRTTMQNMFGVYAYDSGLVSNLYNDAPLVERWNGSGYTSYFPTLLDLSMGRICVVASRRDADPTGRSQQGYVYDPPPTTTPDALEMSIVEVAITLQIDVAFGYGEDCGGRSWGSEATIGATDFEKRFMSFAPKLGTTDYGGWGTDPNGPVPSQRGFYGSRSDEHGLETELSFRQNHFAIDVQNVTYRDVYALPPILDNPSPDEGPFSNEIHVSISWNGDGVSVYYTTDGSDPTNSSKRYTDAIHVTQDTTIKAIAYQTGKQFPSMIVEAFYEVSGAQRYSVPVEVSSVPLAAAGKPAFILLFKEQELDLTRALSPVSCTQVNVDQNKVSASLKEVLGGTYYLLVVVDMDRSDSLTEGDLVYPSTVANQVVSLHSVQVPSAAVVSLSDASYTVPARTLERSLAAD; encoded by the coding sequence ATGAAGGAAAAAAGTACACACTATATAGCATGTATCGGATTGATCTTGTTGCTTCTGGCTTCTCTTGCCGGTTGTAAAAAGGATCCCGGTAACAATCCTGGTGAAGAAGAACAAGAGGATGTCACGGTTTTTTCCCTAGCCAGAGCCCCCGATGGTGAGTCTTCGTTCAGGGCAGGTGAGTATGAAGCTTCTGAGGAGAAAAGCATACCCTCCCGTTGGCTTGCAGCAAGTCAGACTGACAGTGGCTTTACTTCCATCACCCCAGATAGTCTCAAGGTTGCTTATCGCTACATCGCATTGATTCCAGACACTACCGTGCAGAAGATTGGGGAAAAGGGAATCTATGGCAGAGGGCGTTATGATGCCATGAATGCATGGTCCACTGATTATATCTCAGAGTATGAAAGTGGAGCGATGAACAAGCTTCCAGGGTTCAATACCTCCCACTATCCTGAAGTGATGCCCACAGAGGATGATATGCTTGAGTTCTCTGTGTATGTGGATGATGACACCCCCGTAACAAAGCAGGAGGTAAAGGAAGGCTCCTTTGTCATCTTTGATGGGTCGAATGACACCCCCAGTGATGTAACTGATGATAGCTTGGCTGTATTTGACCTGAAGGATACTTCCTTTAAGGTCGATGTTGATGACCTGCCCCCAGTAGGTGTGGTTTTCACTGGTATAGCGTATGAGCTTATTTACTATGAGGCAGAGCTCTCCGGCTTTGGGGCTGTACGACTGTATTACAACGATTACGGGCTATGCAAGGCAGGAGACTTGATGGTGAACAAAGCTGGCGATTCTCCTGATAAGGGCTGGCAGTGGGCATACCTGAAGCATGGTGATGGCCCAGACTCCTGGAACGGTTCAGCTGTACCCGGAGTAAGTGATGGTGGCTATGATGATTATGATACTGATACGGTAGAGGAGCCTAACCCACAGGTGGAATATAAGGGTTACTATCCTCTAACAGGTTCTGGTACTGCAGAGAAAACAGTAAATTCTGGACTCATTCCAACATTTGTCAATCTCGAGAGTACAGGGGATACCTGGTCCGATGTGACAAATCCAGATCCAAGAGACCCATTTCTTTTGAATGCAGACAAGCGCCCAGACCCAGCAGACGCCTGCATCTACTGGTCGGTAAGCCAAGGGATTTTCAATACGCCGCAGGGAGATAGCCAACCGGTACCGTACGACCATCCCCATATTGAGGAGGTCAGTAATCCCGGAGGGTTTGGTACGTATAATGAAGCCAATCCAATCTTGAGTACTCCCATCAAGAGTGGGGGGACTATAGCAAGCAACCGCGATGCGAGTATCATCTACTACGAGGTGGACGATCATCTAGGTGTTTCTGACATGTCTAGCGTCCTCTATAGTGATACCCGACTTGATCCAGCTACTGTTATTGACCGAACAACCATGCAGAACATGTTTGGGGTGTATGCCTATGACTCAGGTCTTGTCAGTAACCTGTATAACGATGCTCCCCTGGTGGAGAGGTGGAATGGCAGTGGTTACACATCCTATTTCCCGACCTTGCTCGATCTGAGCATGGGAAGAATCTGCGTAGTGGCAAGCAGGAGGGATGCCGATCCAACTGGAAGAAGCCAGCAAGGCTATGTCTATGATCCTCCTCCAACCACCACTCCTGATGCGCTGGAGATGTCAATCGTAGAGGTGGCTATCACCCTGCAGATTGATGTTGCCTTTGGATATGGCGAAGATTGTGGAGGAAGAAGCTGGGGAAGTGAGGCAACTATAGGTGCCACCGATTTTGAGAAACGCTTCATGAGCTTTGCTCCTAAATTGGGAACAACGGATTACGGCGGGTGGGGAACTGACCCGAATGGTCCTGTCCCGTCCCAGCGTGGGTTCTACGGCAGCCGTTCTGATGAACATGGATTGGAGACCGAACTATCTTTCAGGCAGAATCACTTTGCCATTGATGTGCAGAATGTTACCTACCGGGATGTGTACGCTCTGCCTCCGATTCTTGATAATCCATCTCCTGACGAAGGCCCCTTTAGCAATGAGATTCATGTAAGCATCTCATGGAATGGTGATGGGGTGAGTGTCTACTACACCACAGACGGTAGTGACCCAACCAACAGTTCAAAACGATATACCGATGCAATACATGTGACTCAGGATACCACCATCAAGGCCATTGCGTACCAGACGGGGAAGCAATTCCCCTCCATGATCGTGGAAGCGTTCTACGAGGTAAGTGGTGCACAGAGGTACTCAGTCCCTGTAGAAGTTTCTTCGGTGCCTTTGGCCGCTGCAGGGAAGCCTGCCTTTATCTTATTGTTCAAGGAACAGGAGCTTGACCTCACCAGGGCCCTCTCTCCTGTTTCCTGCACCCAAGTGAATGTAGATCAGAACAAGGTCTCTGCAAGTCTGAAAGAGGTATTGGGAGGAACATATTATCTGCTTGTGGTTGTCGACATGGACCGCTCGGACAGTCTCACTGAAGGGGACCTCGTCTATCCGTCCACAGTTGCAAATCAGGTGGTGAGCTTGCACAGCGTACAAGTCCCCTCTGCAGCTGTAGTTTCCCTTTCAGATGCTTCCTATACGGTTCCTGCCAGAACATTGGAGCGGAGTCTAGCTGCAGATTAG